A window of Sphingobium herbicidovorans contains these coding sequences:
- a CDS encoding nucleotidyltransferase and HEPN domain-containing protein, which translates to MRTDIDHLPAAKQRELERIVEIIFEEFRDAIGNATGPRKGARILKIVLFGSHARGDWVDAPLSANQYKSDYDILIIVSQKELTERAAYWAKAEERLIRAYTIEKTLRTPVNFIVHSLHEVNDGLAHGRVFFMEVAKDGIALYEADDRELTTPKPKTPQQALHAAREYFEDWMPQAASAQKGFLFFLSQHEHRDAAFMLHQATERLYSGLLLTLTFYAPHNHNITFLRSLAEGLDRRLYGIWPETTRRERAMFQKLKEAYTKARYSRHYRISAEELAWLGERVEELGRVVHQVCSERIAELEAAAGK; encoded by the coding sequence ATGCGCACCGACATCGACCATCTTCCTGCGGCCAAGCAGCGCGAGCTTGAGCGCATTGTCGAGATCATTTTCGAGGAATTTCGTGACGCGATCGGGAATGCCACCGGGCCTCGCAAGGGCGCGCGCATCCTCAAGATCGTGCTGTTTGGCAGCCACGCGCGGGGCGACTGGGTCGATGCGCCGCTGTCGGCAAACCAGTACAAGTCCGACTACGATATCCTCATCATCGTCAGCCAGAAGGAACTGACCGAGCGGGCGGCTTACTGGGCCAAGGCCGAGGAGCGGCTGATCCGGGCCTACACGATCGAGAAGACGCTGCGCACGCCGGTCAATTTCATCGTCCATTCGCTGCACGAGGTGAATGACGGCCTCGCCCATGGCCGCGTCTTCTTCATGGAAGTCGCCAAGGATGGGATCGCGCTTTACGAGGCGGACGATCGTGAGCTGACAACGCCGAAGCCGAAAACACCGCAGCAAGCGCTACACGCCGCGAGGGAGTATTTCGAGGACTGGATGCCGCAAGCCGCCAGTGCGCAAAAGGGCTTCTTGTTTTTTCTTTCTCAACATGAGCATCGGGATGCAGCCTTCATGCTGCACCAAGCCACTGAACGTCTCTATTCTGGCTTGCTGCTCACGTTGACTTTTTACGCCCCCCACAACCACAACATCACCTTCCTGCGGTCGCTGGCCGAAGGGCTGGATCGCCGCCTCTACGGAATCTGGCCAGAAACCACGCGCCGCGAACGCGCCATGTTCCAGAAGCTGAAGGAAGCCTACACCAAGGCCCGCTATTCCCGGCACTACCGGATCAGCGCCGAAGAACTGGCGTGGCTCGGTGAACGCGTCGAGGAACTGGGCCGCGTCGTCCATCAGGTCTGTTCGGAACGGATCGCCGAACTGGAAGCTGCCGCCGGGAAATAG
- a CDS encoding ArdC family protein has protein sequence MTQSTGKQDPHSCITDRILAELEQGTRPWLKPWSGGDMATSRQARPLRATGQPYRGINVLLLWIEAQASGFVSPSWMTYKQAQALGAQVRKGEHGATVVYYGDSTKTVHDDTSGEDREQGFRFLKTYTVFNVAQIDGLPERFHIIPEPAPEMERIEAAETFFASIPATVNHGGNKAYYIPSADRIQLPPFPAFHDAHGYYATRGHETVHWTRHESRLDRSFGREKWGDEGYAREDLVALSGQSAPHGTLQ, from the coding sequence ATGACCCAGAGCACCGGCAAGCAAGACCCTCACAGCTGTATCACAGACCGCATCTTGGCCGAGCTCGAACAAGGCACCCGCCCCTGGCTGAAACCGTGGAGCGGCGGCGACATGGCCACGTCCCGGCAGGCTCGCCCCTTGCGGGCCACCGGCCAGCCCTACCGTGGGATCAACGTGCTTCTTTTGTGGATCGAGGCGCAGGCATCCGGCTTTGTCAGCCCTTCGTGGATGACCTATAAGCAGGCGCAAGCCTTAGGCGCGCAGGTGCGCAAGGGGGAGCATGGTGCGACCGTGGTCTATTATGGCGACAGCACCAAGACCGTGCATGACGATACCAGTGGGGAGGATCGGGAACAGGGCTTCCGTTTTCTGAAGACCTATACCGTGTTCAACGTGGCGCAGATCGACGGCTTGCCCGAACGATTCCATATCATACCGGAGCCCGCGCCGGAGATGGAGCGCATCGAAGCCGCCGAGACATTCTTTGCCAGCATCCCCGCAACCGTGAACCATGGCGGCAACAAGGCCTATTATATCCCGTCAGCCGACCGCATCCAGCTACCGCCCTTCCCAGCCTTCCATGATGCCCACGGATATTACGCCACGAGGGGCCATGAGACCGTGCACTGGACTCGCCATGAGAGCCGCCTTGATCGCAGCTTTGGCCGCGAGAAATGGGGCGATGAAGGATATGCCCGTGAGGATTTAGTGGCGTTATCTGGACAGTCTGCACCGCATGGCACTTTGCAGTAG
- a CDS encoding RNA polymerase sigma factor, with protein MSPSRSTAAFEALYRAEYARVLRFLRKRMGGDDASDLAQEVFVKLFAAGVVEHIENPPAYLTRCARNLLISRARRRASAHIVTCPIDDGRDAPAPPEQTWEIEEGDVRRIYRRTLLAMPRKTRRIFLMHRLKCMT; from the coding sequence ATGAGCCCCTCCCGTTCTACGGCAGCCTTCGAGGCACTTTACCGGGCAGAATATGCGCGGGTTCTGCGCTTCCTCCGAAAGCGGATGGGCGGAGACGATGCCTCCGACCTCGCGCAGGAGGTTTTCGTGAAGCTGTTCGCTGCGGGCGTTGTCGAACATATCGAAAATCCGCCGGCCTATCTCACCCGATGCGCGCGCAACCTTCTTATCAGCCGTGCGCGTCGCAGGGCGTCGGCACACATCGTCACCTGTCCCATCGACGACGGCCGGGATGCACCGGCGCCTCCCGAGCAGACGTGGGAAATCGAGGAGGGAGACGTCCGGAGAATCTATCGACGGACACTGCTGGCCATGCCCCGCAAAACCCGCCGCATCTTCCTGATGCACCGGCTGAAATGCATGACCTAG
- a CDS encoding type II toxin-antitoxin system RelE/ParE family toxin, producing MMKSRNTLRTVSWIKAARKDFEAFPARAMDRALDALTVVADGGTPDIAKPLAGLGAGVWELAIKERGDAYRVVYALQLGDDIWVVHAFQKKSTKGIATPRHEIDLVRERIKRLKEMLDG from the coding sequence ATGATGAAATCACGTAACACGCTCCGCACTGTCTCTTGGATCAAGGCGGCGCGTAAGGATTTCGAGGCGTTCCCTGCGCGTGCCATGGATCGGGCATTGGATGCCCTGACCGTGGTCGCCGATGGCGGAACGCCGGACATTGCCAAGCCGCTTGCCGGGCTGGGTGCCGGTGTGTGGGAACTGGCGATCAAGGAGCGCGGCGACGCCTATCGGGTCGTCTATGCGCTGCAACTGGGCGATGACATCTGGGTGGTTCATGCCTTCCAGAAGAAATCGACCAAGGGAATTGCGACGCCACGCCACGAGATCGATCTCGTGCGCGAGCGGATCAAGCGGCTGAAGGAGATGCTCGATGGCTGA
- a CDS encoding ArdC family protein, with product MSRSSAPAERADVYTRITTEIIAAIEAGAGTWRMPWHHDGAAVTRPENFSSHKRYRGVNVLALWAAAQVSGYASGLWGTYRQWQAVDAQVRKGERGTTVVFWKQAASNVDQDHDDGDQRPGRMFARAFTVFNLAQVEGYEPAPVTLLPETERLAHAEAFVAALNIPITEGAYDAHYRIDLDQIFMPPFSAFHDAAAHMGTLLHESGHATGAKHRLDRNFQDRFKRDWLPIEEACAELTASFVLADLGIAHHPRPDHAAYVASWLSALKKDPRAIFTAASKAQQAADWMWAQQPQREELAA from the coding sequence ATGTCCCGCTCATCAGCGCCGGCCGAGCGCGCCGACGTTTATACCCGCATCACCACCGAGATCATTGCCGCCATCGAGGCGGGCGCGGGCACCTGGCGCATGCCCTGGCATCATGATGGCGCCGCCGTCACGCGGCCCGAGAACTTCTCATCCCATAAGCGCTACCGGGGCGTGAACGTGCTCGCGTTGTGGGCGGCCGCACAGGTGAGCGGCTATGCCAGCGGCCTGTGGGGCACCTATCGGCAGTGGCAGGCGGTCGACGCCCAGGTTCGCAAGGGCGAACGCGGCACGACAGTCGTTTTCTGGAAGCAGGCTGCGTCCAACGTCGATCAAGACCATGACGATGGCGATCAGCGGCCCGGTCGTATGTTCGCTCGCGCTTTCACCGTGTTCAACCTCGCGCAGGTCGAAGGTTATGAGCCTGCGCCGGTCACCCTATTGCCGGAGACCGAACGCCTCGCCCATGCCGAAGCATTCGTCGCGGCGCTGAACATTCCGATCACCGAAGGCGCCTACGATGCCCATTATCGCATCGATCTCGACCAGATCTTCATGCCGCCTTTCTCGGCGTTTCACGATGCAGCCGCTCACATGGGCACCCTGCTGCACGAGTCCGGCCACGCCACAGGGGCAAAGCATCGGCTCGACCGCAACTTCCAGGACCGGTTCAAGCGCGATTGGCTGCCGATCGAAGAAGCCTGCGCCGAACTCACCGCATCGTTCGTCCTGGCGGACCTCGGCATTGCCCATCATCCGCGCCCCGATCACGCCGCCTATGTGGCATCGTGGCTCAGTGCTCTGAAGAAAGATCCACGGGCGATCTTCACCGCCGCCAGCAAGGCCCAGCAAGCCGCCGACTGGATGTGGGCGCAGCAGCCCCAGCGCGAGGAGTTGGCAGCATGA
- a CDS encoding zincin-like metallopeptidase domain-containing protein, translating into MAELGAAFLAADLGLCIEPRPDHASYIASWIKVLQNDTRAIVQAAAHAERAVAYLHQLAAPETIQQAA; encoded by the coding sequence GTGGCTGAACTAGGCGCCGCCTTTCTTGCGGCCGATCTTGGGCTTTGTATCGAGCCGCGCCCCGATCACGCCAGCTATATCGCAAGCTGGATCAAGGTGCTTCAAAACGACACCCGCGCCATCGTGCAAGCGGCCGCCCATGCCGAACGCGCCGTTGCCTATCTTCACCAACTGGCGGCCCCCGAAACGATCCAGCAAGCGGCGTAG
- a CDS encoding phage integrase — MTAPAYVPALAFDDRPVLTIVPLKPGHSREALSRVGDPSWDLGPAVFRENARRCHVTVHFDVLEHADVQATMRAYLYARLNVDLPGYRPKLLPACIRQAFNRARRFFGFARGRLGVLDLSRIDPALIDAYARHLRDDPARRPVIVGHLLEVIIDLYHYRDHLPGGGLSFEPWEGRAPARVAGYRHVRENRTPRMPEGIITPLLAWSLRYVTVFAQDIFAARRELDRLEAQRDRWFAAERGLAHAERRQRQRMRLQRYFRSRARQGRGVPVWVSPPNGSASIDPASGTTMPVVNVQLLHLHVGVDAAAEPAMHLTLAGGASDLIEAAIADMGVEPGGMDTPISIDPDRGLPWRPRFDAKSLILEERMLQAAAYVVCAYLTGMRDCEVQAMRRGCLTLKRSEDGVVSRHRVRSTAYKGKGSGGAPAEWVTIAPVADAISVLELLCKRAADARGLDTLWPVLSLTRSRKSHVSAEIVRQINAYRDHLNTLFGSDEAPAIPPGPDGKPWRITTRQFRRTIAWHIANRPFGTVAGMIQYKHASVAAFEGYAGSSASGFRAEVETQRGLGQLDDLLDYFDRRRGGASLSGPAGRRIERVLDETATQLSPLPAMIADRSRLRTMLASLARTLHVGTLADCFFDPATALCLKRATDSSANRPLTALCEPTRCPNACIAERHRPIWERSATEARMLLREKRLPGLQRAALQHEVDRIEGVLAQIAPEGATPPFRAAVEGEEGLEMG; from the coding sequence ATGACGGCCCCCGCCTATGTCCCGGCGCTCGCGTTCGATGATCGGCCCGTGTTGACGATTGTGCCGCTCAAGCCGGGCCATTCCCGTGAGGCACTGTCGCGTGTCGGTGACCCGAGCTGGGATCTTGGACCCGCTGTTTTCCGCGAGAACGCCCGGCGCTGCCATGTCACCGTGCATTTCGACGTGCTTGAACATGCCGATGTGCAGGCGACGATGCGCGCCTATCTCTATGCCCGTCTCAACGTCGATCTCCCCGGCTACCGTCCGAAGCTATTGCCCGCCTGTATCCGGCAAGCGTTCAATCGGGCGCGGCGCTTCTTCGGTTTTGCGCGCGGACGACTGGGTGTGCTCGACCTTAGCCGCATCGATCCCGCGCTGATCGATGCTTATGCCCGCCATCTGCGTGATGATCCCGCAAGGAGGCCCGTCATCGTTGGCCACCTTCTCGAGGTGATCATCGATCTATACCATTACCGCGACCATCTTCCCGGTGGCGGCCTGTCGTTTGAGCCTTGGGAAGGACGGGCTCCTGCGCGCGTCGCTGGCTATCGGCATGTCCGGGAGAACCGCACACCGCGTATGCCCGAGGGGATCATCACCCCGCTGCTGGCCTGGTCGCTGCGCTATGTCACCGTCTTCGCGCAGGATATTTTCGCGGCCCGGCGTGAGCTTGATCGCCTCGAAGCCCAACGTGACCGCTGGTTTGCTGCCGAACGGGGACTGGCACACGCCGAGCGTCGTCAACGGCAGCGGATGCGATTGCAGCGCTATTTCCGGTCGCGCGCGCGGCAAGGCCGAGGCGTACCGGTCTGGGTAAGCCCACCCAACGGATCTGCCTCCATCGATCCGGCCAGCGGGACGACCATGCCAGTCGTCAACGTGCAGCTTCTCCATCTCCACGTCGGGGTCGACGCCGCCGCAGAACCGGCGATGCACCTTACTCTCGCTGGCGGTGCTTCCGATCTCATTGAAGCTGCCATCGCGGATATGGGCGTCGAACCTGGCGGTATGGATACGCCGATCTCGATTGATCCCGATCGTGGTTTACCATGGCGGCCCCGTTTCGATGCCAAGTCCCTTATCCTCGAAGAGCGCATGCTGCAGGCGGCAGCCTATGTGGTCTGCGCTTATCTGACCGGGATGCGCGATTGCGAGGTGCAGGCGATGCGTCGGGGATGCCTGACCCTCAAGCGGAGTGAGGATGGCGTCGTGTCACGGCACCGCGTGCGTTCCACCGCCTACAAGGGCAAGGGTAGCGGGGGAGCGCCGGCCGAGTGGGTGACCATTGCTCCTGTCGCTGATGCGATCAGTGTGCTCGAGCTATTGTGCAAGCGTGCGGCCGACGCTCGCGGCCTTGATACACTCTGGCCCGTGCTGTCACTGACGCGGAGCCGCAAGTCGCACGTTTCCGCGGAGATCGTCCGTCAGATCAACGCCTACCGTGACCATCTCAACACGCTGTTCGGTTCGGACGAGGCGCCCGCTATTCCGCCAGGACCGGACGGCAAGCCCTGGCGGATTACGACCCGCCAGTTTCGCCGCACCATTGCATGGCATATCGCCAACCGCCCCTTCGGAACGGTGGCTGGCATGATCCAGTACAAGCATGCCTCCGTTGCCGCCTTCGAGGGCTACGCAGGAAGCAGCGCCTCCGGGTTCCGCGCCGAGGTGGAGACGCAGCGCGGACTCGGCCAGCTCGACGACTTGCTCGATTATTTCGACAGGCGGCGAGGTGGGGCCTCCCTTTCCGGACCAGCGGGCCGGCGCATCGAGCGCGTCCTCGATGAGACGGCCACGCAACTCAGCCCATTGCCAGCGATGATCGCCGACCGGTCCCGTCTGCGCACCATGCTCGCCAGCCTTGCCCGCACCCTGCATGTCGGCACGCTGGCCGATTGCTTCTTCGATCCGGCAACAGCCTTGTGCCTCAAGCGTGCGACAGATTCCTCGGCGAACCGGCCGTTGACAGCACTTTGCGAACCGACCCGCTGTCCGAACGCCTGCATCGCCGAACGTCACCGGCCCATCTGGGAGCGGAGCGCCACCGAGGCGCGGATGTTGCTGCGCGAGAAGCGCCTGCCTGGATTGCAACGAGCAGCGCTCCAGCACGAGGTTGACCGGATCGAGGGCGTGCTGGCCCAGATCGCGCCTGAAGGCGCGACGCCGCCCTTTCGGGCGGCGGTAGAGGGAGAGGAGGGCCTGGAGATGGGGTGA
- a CDS encoding tyrosine-type recombinase/integrase: MSIISVCERREAKGLDAHVPLILRDDALYDPDLDRFFLDLPLSGVRSRHSLRACAYDVAVWLRFLDAFGKTVWTATRDDVVAYHRERRRDEADNRITAASWNRAVASLDRLYRWGEQQGLIAEAPFSRRAVWRPAQGGRRGMIAARNDAYERVARRSDVRFVPMDDYRIFREVGLRGLAPDGTERPGARDRNGLRNALFADLLVTTGLRLEEASCLLAAELTAIDREDGDGQQLWLPLPPPLTKGDRGRSVLVPRRLLRQIAAYVAVERAAGVAKFAARDGAASFERPIPVTRAGLDRMRDICTPEERCRLILCDEDGTLREPAALWLTEVGQPVRPNSWEVIFTRACKRCAENGFPLSISPHQLRHTFAVHMLALLIQQRLREAALPAGAVESYRLILGDPLQQVQRLLGHASLTTTYIYLDHIATRADTVDAAVEELLALLPGPQGA; encoded by the coding sequence ATGTCGATCATCTCTGTCTGCGAGCGTCGCGAGGCCAAGGGTCTCGATGCGCATGTGCCGCTGATCTTGCGCGACGACGCGCTTTACGATCCCGATCTGGATCGCTTCTTTCTCGACCTGCCGCTGTCGGGCGTCCGCTCGCGGCACTCGCTTCGCGCCTGTGCCTACGATGTCGCGGTCTGGCTTCGCTTTCTCGATGCCTTTGGCAAGACCGTGTGGACTGCGACCCGCGACGATGTGGTCGCCTATCATCGTGAGCGACGCCGCGACGAGGCTGATAACCGGATCACGGCGGCAAGCTGGAACCGGGCCGTCGCCAGTCTCGATCGCCTCTACCGCTGGGGCGAGCAGCAAGGGCTGATCGCCGAGGCGCCGTTCAGCCGCCGTGCCGTGTGGCGACCGGCGCAGGGCGGCCGTCGCGGCATGATCGCGGCGCGCAACGACGCCTATGAACGTGTCGCGAGGCGGTCGGATGTTCGGTTCGTCCCGATGGACGACTACCGCATTTTCCGTGAGGTCGGCCTGCGCGGTCTCGCCCCTGACGGCACCGAGCGCCCTGGCGCGCGCGATCGGAACGGGCTGCGCAACGCGCTGTTCGCCGATCTTCTCGTCACCACCGGCCTGCGCCTCGAAGAGGCGTCGTGCCTGCTCGCTGCCGAGCTCACGGCGATCGACCGCGAAGACGGTGATGGACAACAACTTTGGCTGCCTCTCCCGCCGCCGCTCACCAAGGGCGACCGAGGACGCAGCGTTCTGGTCCCGCGCCGGCTGCTTCGTCAGATCGCCGCCTATGTCGCCGTCGAACGGGCCGCAGGCGTTGCCAAGTTTGCCGCGCGCGATGGCGCGGCCAGTTTTGAGCGACCGATCCCTGTCACTCGCGCCGGTCTCGACCGCATGCGGGATATCTGCACCCCGGAGGAACGATGCCGCCTGATCCTGTGTGATGAGGATGGAACGCTCCGGGAGCCGGCGGCGCTATGGCTGACCGAGGTCGGGCAACCTGTCCGTCCCAACTCGTGGGAGGTGATCTTCACTCGGGCCTGCAAGCGGTGCGCGGAGAACGGTTTTCCGCTGTCGATCAGCCCGCACCAGCTTCGCCACACCTTCGCAGTCCATATGCTCGCGTTGCTGATCCAGCAGCGACTACGCGAAGCCGCATTGCCGGCGGGGGCGGTAGAGAGCTACCGGCTGATCTTGGGCGACCCGCTGCAACAGGTGCAACGCCTGCTCGGCCACGCGAGCCTTACGACCACCTATATCTACCTCGACCATATCGCGACCCGCGCCGATACGGTCGACGCAGCCGTAGAGGAGCTACTCGCGCTGCTGCCGGGACCGCAGGGCGCATGA
- a CDS encoding TonB-dependent receptor, with protein sequence MSDIIVTAQRRAERAQDVPIVVTAFSGERLRQLNVTEPQNLYGSVPSLVSGTQGQATRDVQSYSIRGQSTGYLSSPGVAVYMSEVPLPSAVTLNLQGAPGQFVDLEDVQVLSGPQGTLFGRNTTGGAVLLRPRRPTNNAGGYVEASIGNYDLRAAEGAVNLPIVDDKLMVRVAGAYQDRRGYTKDLVWNKWRDDQHWYTGRIGILMRPSERFENYLLAYGTRSSNNGSGNVHRGFNIAGLQTFGFCVEPPFTPPGPSGIAVSCDVYRRQTEIADQIGPRRTRGNVDSYSEIESWGVINTSSFELTDGLTLRNIVSYQKLKDDYGADLDATPIQQFEGANSARQPDFPIAGFTDDFGLPLTGAYRDDGGFDLPQDYIKQFTEELQMQGVLLDNDLNFVIGGFYYDAKPAGQWGINSVVFCPAAFTGLCAPQETRNGVSNKSKALYAQATLDLGAFSPALENIRLTAGYRYTWDTIEGSNLSYARNADGLTATCVFNGAPRTDVPIAQIASCGYSARLKSSAPTWTLGADYRPIKDLLVYAKISRGYKAGGFNTQAVRPETRTFLPEKVTVYEVGFKSDWRFADMPVRINAGYYYSSYSNIQRPGGDVNPVTNVAGAAIYAAEARIQGIEADVSIRPARGLEIGSTISHTDAKYKRYMVPAFNVAAGCQGPVFPSGNPAAPNFADLSCAPFQFVTPWIYSVHASIDLPIPSRMGELSLYTTYNRVSSQYTAPGPFEPGALLKGYGLLNASLTWRNIGGGLLDATLFANNITNKLYRVSNTNSLNSLLVISSLYGEPRMLGFRLRYRFGQ encoded by the coding sequence GTGTCCGACATCATCGTCACTGCGCAGCGCCGCGCTGAGCGTGCGCAGGACGTGCCAATCGTAGTCACCGCGTTTTCAGGGGAGAGGTTACGGCAGCTAAATGTCACCGAGCCGCAGAACCTTTATGGCAGTGTGCCGTCGCTCGTTTCCGGCACGCAGGGACAGGCAACCCGCGACGTCCAGTCCTACTCAATCCGCGGCCAATCGACCGGCTACCTCTCGTCGCCGGGCGTGGCTGTCTACATGAGCGAAGTGCCTCTGCCATCGGCGGTGACACTCAACCTCCAAGGCGCGCCTGGTCAATTCGTCGATCTCGAGGACGTCCAGGTTTTGTCGGGTCCGCAGGGCACCCTCTTCGGTCGGAACACAACCGGCGGCGCGGTTCTCCTTCGGCCCCGTCGACCGACGAACAATGCCGGCGGCTATGTCGAGGCTAGCATCGGAAACTACGACCTTCGCGCCGCTGAAGGTGCGGTCAACTTGCCGATTGTGGACGACAAGCTCATGGTGCGGGTCGCCGGAGCCTATCAGGACCGACGCGGCTACACCAAGGACTTGGTCTGGAACAAGTGGCGCGACGATCAGCATTGGTACACGGGCCGCATTGGGATCCTCATGCGTCCCAGCGAGCGGTTTGAGAATTATCTTCTCGCCTACGGCACCCGTTCGTCCAATAACGGCTCCGGCAACGTTCATCGCGGCTTTAACATCGCGGGCCTGCAGACGTTCGGATTCTGCGTCGAGCCTCCGTTCACACCCCCTGGTCCGTCCGGCATCGCGGTAAGCTGCGACGTCTACCGGCGGCAGACGGAGATTGCAGATCAGATCGGGCCTCGCCGGACGCGAGGAAATGTCGACAGCTATAGCGAGATTGAAAGCTGGGGGGTGATCAACACGTCCTCCTTTGAACTCACCGACGGGCTGACGCTACGCAACATCGTCAGCTACCAGAAGCTCAAGGACGATTATGGCGCGGACCTCGATGCCACGCCGATCCAGCAATTCGAAGGTGCGAACAGTGCACGGCAGCCAGACTTTCCAATCGCAGGATTCACGGATGATTTCGGACTTCCGCTGACGGGCGCGTACAGGGACGATGGCGGGTTTGATCTTCCTCAGGACTATATCAAGCAGTTCACCGAGGAGCTGCAGATGCAAGGAGTCCTCCTCGACAATGACCTCAACTTCGTCATCGGTGGCTTCTACTACGACGCTAAGCCTGCCGGCCAGTGGGGCATCAACAGCGTTGTCTTCTGCCCCGCCGCCTTCACCGGCCTTTGCGCACCGCAGGAGACCCGCAATGGCGTCAGCAACAAGTCGAAAGCGCTCTACGCCCAAGCGACGCTTGATCTCGGGGCGTTCTCGCCGGCGCTGGAAAACATCCGTCTTACGGCGGGATATCGCTACACTTGGGACACGATCGAAGGATCCAACTTGTCTTACGCCCGCAACGCCGATGGCCTCACCGCTACCTGCGTGTTCAACGGCGCACCGAGGACGGATGTGCCGATTGCCCAGATTGCGAGTTGCGGATATTCGGCGCGGCTGAAGAGTAGCGCGCCGACGTGGACATTAGGCGCCGACTATCGGCCGATTAAAGACCTTCTCGTCTATGCAAAGATCAGCCGCGGGTACAAGGCCGGCGGGTTCAACACTCAAGCGGTGCGCCCGGAAACGCGAACTTTCCTCCCCGAGAAGGTCACCGTTTATGAAGTGGGTTTCAAATCCGACTGGCGGTTTGCGGACATGCCCGTGCGGATTAACGCGGGATACTATTATTCAAGTTATTCAAATATCCAGCGTCCAGGCGGAGACGTGAACCCGGTCACCAACGTCGCAGGCGCGGCGATCTACGCGGCTGAGGCGCGGATCCAGGGCATCGAGGCGGATGTGTCGATCCGTCCAGCCCGGGGGCTCGAGATTGGCAGCACCATCAGCCACACTGATGCCAAATATAAGCGGTACATGGTTCCAGCTTTTAACGTGGCGGCCGGTTGTCAGGGGCCGGTTTTTCCGTCCGGTAATCCTGCCGCGCCGAATTTCGCCGACCTGAGCTGTGCGCCATTCCAATTCGTCACCCCTTGGATCTACAGCGTTCACGCCTCGATCGACTTGCCGATCCCGAGCAGGATGGGCGAATTGTCGCTGTATACCACCTACAATCGCGTGAGCTCACAATATACCGCGCCTGGTCCGTTCGAGCCCGGCGCGTTGCTCAAGGGATACGGGCTGCTCAACGCTTCGCTCACTTGGAGAAACATTGGCGGCGGCCTATTGGATGCAACCTTATTCGCCAACAACATCACCAATAAACTTTATCGGGTGAGCAACACAAACAGCCTGAACAGCCTGCTAGTGATCAGCAGTCTCTACGGCGAGCCGAGGATGTTGGGTTTCAGACTGCGCTATCGGTTTGGTCAATAG
- a CDS encoding helix-turn-helix domain-containing protein, whose amino-acid sequence MADQDNDFELIRGSGNVFADFDQPDASIRQFRAILAAEIVKTLDAERLTVRDAEARTGISAADFSRIRQVKLERFTIDRLLRILDRLNRDVRVKISVAPRVGGKQTSVSPLAA is encoded by the coding sequence ATGGCTGACCAAGATAACGATTTCGAACTGATCCGTGGTTCTGGCAATGTCTTTGCCGACTTCGATCAGCCCGATGCCAGCATTCGCCAGTTCCGTGCGATCCTTGCTGCTGAAATCGTTAAAACGCTTGATGCCGAGCGGCTGACGGTGCGCGATGCGGAAGCGCGCACTGGCATATCGGCCGCCGATTTTTCGCGTATCCGTCAGGTCAAACTGGAGCGTTTCACCATCGACCGGCTGTTGCGGATTCTCGACCGGCTCAACCGGGACGTTCGGGTGAAGATTTCCGTCGCGCCGCGTGTGGGCGGAAAGCAAACTTCGGTTTCGCCGCTCGCTGCCTGA